One window of the Streptococcus parasanguinis ATCC 15912 genome contains the following:
- a CDS encoding helix-turn-helix domain-containing protein, with protein MILGETYRKIREEKGISISSLAGAEISKSQISRFELGETEISVFKLLYLLERIGVTLEEFLLICNHYQPSDFNTLIASVKQAAYNEDSQALLDMVEKEIELFHRTNSHYHKLNAIFIESIVSGMDKNHQLSRQDASYLTNYLFSVENWGYYETLILGNCCRVLSPDLLFRYAKEALKKGKLYSSIPKNRQSLIQLLLNSLIIMIENDLYEESLFLKQATKNILADSTDFFEQTILLYLDGYLELKFYHNQKSLLKIEEALKIFELFNKTIYKNYKEYFEKHIIHLVD; from the coding sequence ATGATTTTAGGTGAAACTTATAGGAAAATAAGAGAAGAAAAGGGAATTTCTATTTCTTCATTAGCAGGTGCTGAAATTTCAAAATCTCAAATATCTAGATTTGAATTAGGAGAAACAGAGATTTCTGTCTTTAAGTTATTGTATCTTCTTGAAAGAATAGGAGTAACACTAGAGGAATTTCTGCTTATCTGTAATCATTATCAACCTTCGGATTTTAATACCTTAATAGCTTCTGTTAAACAGGCCGCATATAATGAAGATTCTCAAGCATTACTAGATATGGTAGAGAAAGAAATAGAACTTTTTCATAGGACAAATTCTCATTACCATAAATTAAATGCTATTTTCATTGAAAGTATTGTTTCGGGAATGGATAAGAATCATCAATTGAGTCGTCAAGACGCCTCTTATCTTACAAACTATTTATTTTCTGTTGAAAACTGGGGTTATTACGAAACGCTCATCCTTGGAAATTGCTGTCGTGTTCTATCTCCAGATTTATTATTTAGATATGCCAAAGAGGCGCTCAAAAAAGGGAAGTTGTATAGCTCTATACCTAAAAATAGACAATCTCTCATTCAACTACTTCTCAATTCTTTGATTATAATGATTGAGAACGACTTATATGAGGAATCTTTATTTTTAAAACAGGCTACGAAGAATATATTAGCGGATTCCACAGATTTTTTTGAACAAACTATTTTGCTGTATTTAGATGGATATTTGGAACTGAAATTCTATCATAATCAAAAATCACTTTTAAAAATCGAAGAAGCTTTAAAAATTTTCGAACTCTTCAATAAAACAATCTACAAAAATTACAAAGAATACTTTGAGAAACACATCATTCATTTAGTAGACTAG
- a CDS encoding Fic/DOC family protein, with translation MVKNQYEGYEYIDPNHQYTYPNSTVLINKQNVTNIEEAYRNEHLFVTKRLADLRLKAIKVYSMSNILAIHNYLFQDVYAWSGQYRKVNISKSGNPFMSIQSFNAAETYINHLIHSYHQTANSRDEIIKHLAKILDNLNYFHPFREGNGRTQREVIRSLALSKGYSAQIRVEQDDEIYNLYMDGTVYGELWKLEKLFDKILKEI, from the coding sequence TTGGTTAAAAATCAATACGAAGGCTATGAGTATATTGACCCCAATCACCAATATACCTATCCAAATTCCACAGTCTTAATCAATAAACAAAATGTTACAAATATTGAAGAAGCCTACCGAAATGAACACTTATTCGTTACTAAAAGACTTGCAGATTTGCGCTTGAAAGCCATTAAAGTCTATTCCATGAGTAATATTTTAGCCATTCATAACTATTTGTTTCAAGATGTTTATGCTTGGTCAGGACAATATCGCAAGGTGAATATCTCTAAAAGTGGTAATCCTTTTATGTCGATACAGTCGTTTAATGCTGCGGAAACTTATATAAATCATCTCATTCATTCCTATCATCAAACTGCCAACTCAAGAGATGAAATCATTAAACATTTAGCAAAAATTCTTGATAATCTTAATTATTTCCATCCCTTTCGAGAAGGTAATGGACGAACTCAACGGGAAGTTATTCGTTCCTTAGCACTATCAAAAGGGTATTCTGCACAAATACGAGTGGAACAAGATGATGAAATTTACAACCTTTATATGGACGGAACTGTCTATGGAGAATTATGGAAATTAGAAAAATTATTTGATAAAATATTAAAAGAAATATAG
- a CDS encoding helix-turn-helix transcriptional regulator gives MKLKNRLKELRARDGLNQTELAKLAGISRQTISLLERDEYTPSIIIALKISQIFHEPVESVFRLEEEES, from the coding sequence ATGAAGCTAAAAAATCGTTTAAAAGAGCTTCGCGCTCGTGATGGTTTAAACCAAACCGAGCTTGCAAAGCTAGCAGGTATATCGAGGCAGACTATTAGTTTGCTAGAGCGTGATGAGTATACCCCCTCTATTATTATTGCCTTGAAAATCTCTCAGATATTTCATGAGCCAGTAGAGTCGGTATTTCGCTTAGAGGAGGAAGAATCATGA
- a CDS encoding CsbD family protein has translation MSLEEKLNQAKGSVKEGFGKLTGDKKTEAEGTAEKVASKAKEVAEDAKEAVEGAIKGVKNIFHKDDN, from the coding sequence ATGTCATTAGAAGAAAAATTGAACCAAGCAAAAGGTTCTGTTAAAGAAGGATTCGGTAAATTAACCGGCGATAAAAAAACCGAAGCTGAAGGCACTGCTGAAAAAGTTGCTTCAAAAGCAAAAGAAGTTGCTGAAGATGCAAAAGAAGCTGTTGAAGGAGCTATCAAGGGCGTTAAAAATATCTTTCACAAAGACGACAACTAA
- a CDS encoding ATP-binding cassette domain-containing protein, with protein sequence MNQIMKQYKLLYFLLILLSLTSALLMTFFSLQLGRILDSISNSNSGLLFHITICVSSILLWFLISCSYSYLKNQYVKKVILDLKRRLLLHYLSREFNQIDNRNHSDFLNNITKNSDLIQENLLIPKISLIANLGSLIMSVVAIIYIEWRLALVFLLLSSLTIFLSQIPGKLMTKSTNNYSLQNNHYLSKMTNFINGFEQIKLLNIQSWTQEKIQEISLEFEESRKTYQFLKDLASTTGILLSFGSQLSCMVAGIFFVRNNLLTIGLLVASIQLLNGVFAPLQSILYNKNLISSSKSIIDNIQENLYETNHEIFHKTRTIDCDNISTISISQLHYEIENKILFDHFSYEFKKGKRYAIIGASGAGKTTLVKLILNYYSKNLYDGEIKINGKQNIDIPSEELYKDIAFVQKNDFLIEGNILENIKLSRNLYLTEKLRKALGFNEDFLNKSLSQSNQTISEGEKQRIDLARFLAKPYSVYIFDEPTSNLDPIKAKAMMDYILSIKDAIVIVITHDQNPEILEEFDHVITL encoded by the coding sequence ATGAACCAGATTATGAAACAATATAAATTACTATATTTCTTGCTTATTTTATTAAGTCTGACAAGTGCTCTTTTAATGACATTCTTCTCTCTCCAATTAGGAAGAATACTTGATAGTATATCTAATTCAAATAGTGGATTACTCTTTCATATCACTATTTGTGTAAGTTCGATTTTACTGTGGTTCTTGATTTCTTGTTCCTATTCCTATCTTAAAAACCAATATGTAAAAAAAGTTATTTTAGATCTAAAAAGGCGTCTCTTATTACATTATTTATCGCGTGAATTTAACCAAATTGACAACCGTAACCATTCAGATTTCTTAAATAATATCACCAAAAACAGTGACCTTATTCAAGAAAATTTATTAATCCCTAAAATCTCTCTAATTGCAAATTTAGGGAGCCTTATCATGAGTGTGGTTGCTATTATTTATATAGAATGGCGATTAGCATTAGTCTTTCTTTTATTGTCGAGTCTAACGATTTTTCTATCACAAATTCCTGGAAAGTTAATGACTAAATCAACAAATAATTATTCTCTACAAAATAATCACTATTTGTCAAAAATGACAAACTTTATTAATGGTTTTGAACAAATTAAGTTATTAAATATTCAAAGCTGGACCCAAGAAAAAATTCAGGAAATCAGTTTAGAATTTGAAGAGTCCAGAAAAACATATCAATTCTTAAAAGACTTAGCTTCAACTACTGGAATTTTACTAAGTTTTGGCTCTCAACTATCCTGTATGGTTGCTGGTATCTTTTTTGTAAGAAATAACTTACTGACTATTGGATTACTAGTAGCAAGTATTCAATTATTAAACGGTGTTTTTGCTCCATTACAATCTATTCTTTACAATAAAAATTTAATCAGCAGTAGCAAGTCCATTATTGATAATATCCAAGAAAATTTATATGAGACAAATCATGAAATTTTCCATAAAACAAGGACAATTGATTGTGATAACATTTCGACCATTTCTATTAGCCAATTACATTATGAAATTGAAAATAAAATATTATTTGATCATTTTTCCTATGAATTTAAAAAAGGCAAACGCTATGCGATTATAGGTGCTTCAGGAGCTGGGAAAACAACTTTAGTAAAATTAATACTAAACTATTATTCCAAAAATCTTTATGATGGGGAAATAAAAATCAACGGAAAACAGAATATTGATATTCCCTCAGAGGAGTTATATAAAGATATTGCATTTGTGCAAAAAAATGATTTTCTGATTGAAGGAAATATCCTAGAGAATATCAAACTGTCCAGAAACCTTTATTTAACTGAAAAATTAAGAAAAGCCTTAGGATTTAATGAAGACTTCCTTAATAAGAGTCTATCTCAATCAAATCAAACCATTTCAGAAGGAGAAAAGCAACGAATTGATTTAGCTAGGTTTTTAGCCAAACCATATTCTGTATATATTTTTGACGAACCTACAAGCAACCTTGATCCAATAAAAGCCAAAGCAATGATGGACTACATTCTATCCATTAAAGATGCAATTGTTATTGTCATTACTCATGATCAAAATCCAGAAATATTGGAAGAGTTTGATCACGTTATTACCCTATAG
- a CDS encoding XRE family transcriptional regulator has translation MYQPEKLKIRRKELKLTQKDIADQLGVSYQAYSAWERGVKQPSREKVQQLEQILNVPKGFFTEIEIVRLYNTLSDEGKNNALSYVRGLVQKEKCKNIVSMSEKLYEYHVYEQMSAGIGSSVYNDQNYDTVYFDEELAHDFASWISGDSMEPKYQNGSVALIRETGFDYDGAVYAVVCNNQTYIKRVYQEEQGLRLVSINPKYRDIFLSYDEDPRIVGIIVGNFLPVEQ, from the coding sequence ATGTATCAACCAGAAAAACTAAAAATTCGTAGGAAAGAATTGAAATTAACACAAAAGGATATTGCTGATCAGTTGGGAGTCAGCTATCAAGCCTATTCCGCATGGGAACGTGGAGTAAAACAACCATCTAGAGAAAAAGTGCAACAACTAGAGCAGATTCTAAACGTACCGAAAGGTTTTTTTACAGAGATCGAAATCGTCCGACTATATAATACTTTATCGGATGAAGGTAAGAATAATGCACTTAGTTATGTCAGAGGCCTAGTTCAAAAAGAAAAATGTAAGAACATTGTTTCAATGTCAGAAAAACTATACGAATACCATGTTTACGAACAAATGTCTGCTGGTATCGGTTCATCGGTGTATAACGATCAAAACTATGATACTGTCTATTTTGATGAAGAACTAGCCCACGATTTCGCCTCATGGATTTCTGGTGACTCAATGGAACCCAAATATCAAAATGGTTCTGTGGCTCTCATTCGTGAGACAGGATTTGATTATGATGGTGCAGTTTATGCCGTAGTCTGCAACAATCAGACATACATTAAAAGAGTTTATCAGGAAGAACAGGGCTTACGGTTAGTTTCTATCAATCCAAAATATCGAGATATTTTTCTTTCGTATGATGAAGATCCTAGAATTGTAGGGATTATTGTAGGGAATTTCTTACCTGTTGAACAGTGA
- a CDS encoding ImmA/IrrE family metallo-endopeptidase, whose protein sequence is MDELYSRVSKITKQALYSFMKEEDISTLNYLFRYYFDHCIDMNQIKVIPHHFSNHKIEGLTVIDELGTSFSYEQDNPVSKRHFTLCHELGHFILKHDGSYFTESVDNQESILEREANIFSAIVLMPDIVLLSKIYYSCDSFQKVKEDLEVSKQALYFRLIDLLRVYQVDTESAIKQAVDEYLDGQNASLHHFFHQLKEILIEEFNQYQPSLIARLKKRLKQTNFVTSQELPELLDQTRWDEIRAVKKFKVWLVYNKGKSLAYVWDSEKLSETEARRKANLELLVM, encoded by the coding sequence TTGGATGAATTGTATTCAAGAGTAAGTAAAATAACAAAACAAGCCCTGTATTCCTTTATGAAAGAGGAAGATATTTCAACCCTGAACTATCTCTTTCGCTACTATTTTGACCATTGTATTGATATGAATCAGATTAAAGTCATCCCTCATCACTTTTCAAACCATAAGATTGAAGGGTTGACGGTTATTGATGAACTAGGAACGAGTTTCTCCTACGAACAAGATAATCCTGTAAGCAAGCGTCACTTTACCTTGTGTCATGAATTAGGGCACTTTATCTTGAAACACGATGGTTCTTATTTTACAGAGTCAGTGGATAATCAGGAATCTATTCTAGAGCGAGAAGCTAATATATTTTCAGCTATCGTTCTCATGCCTGATATTGTTCTACTATCCAAGATTTACTACTCTTGTGATTCATTTCAAAAAGTCAAAGAGGATCTAGAAGTTTCAAAGCAGGCACTTTATTTCCGACTGATTGACTTATTGAGAGTTTACCAAGTGGATACTGAATCAGCCATCAAACAGGCAGTAGATGAATACCTTGACGGTCAAAACGCCTCACTTCACCATTTCTTTCATCAACTCAAAGAAATATTGATTGAAGAGTTCAATCAATATCAACCCTCGCTTATAGCACGGCTAAAAAAGAGATTGAAACAAACCAATTTCGTGACGAGTCAAGAACTACCAGAATTACTTGACCAGACTAGGTGGGACGAAATTAGAGCGGTAAAGAAATTCAAGGTGTGGCTTGTTTACAATAAGGGAAAATCTTTAGCCTACGTGTGGGATAGTGAAAAGTTATCTGAAACAGAAGCAAGGAGAAAGGCGAATTTAGAATTATTAGTCATGTGA
- a CDS encoding ABC transporter ATP-binding protein: MIKIHQLTKTFGDRTVFSDLNLNFDAGKVYALIGNSGCGKTTLLNMVAKLEPYDQGSIQYKGKDLRKIKPTNYFRNELGYLFQNFGLIDNNTVSENLDLGLIGHKLDKQKKRETKEEVLDRVGLSYIQLDQKVYELSGGEAQRVALAKIILKDPPLILADELTAALDPETSQEIMDLLLTLKNKERLIIIATHNPTIWKQADQVVSLKNSQ, encoded by the coding sequence ATGATTAAAATCCATCAACTAACAAAAACCTTTGGGGACCGGACGGTATTTAGTGATTTGAACTTAAATTTTGATGCAGGTAAAGTCTATGCTCTTATCGGAAATAGTGGTTGTGGCAAAACAACCTTACTAAATATGGTAGCCAAGCTAGAACCTTATGATCAGGGGAGTATTCAATATAAAGGGAAAGATTTACGAAAGATTAAACCAACAAACTATTTCAGAAATGAACTAGGTTATCTCTTCCAGAATTTTGGACTAATCGATAATAATACTGTTTCAGAAAATTTAGATTTGGGATTAATTGGTCATAAATTAGACAAACAAAAAAAGAGAGAGACTAAAGAAGAAGTATTAGATAGAGTAGGACTATCTTATATTCAACTAGATCAAAAAGTATATGAGCTTTCGGGAGGAGAAGCACAACGTGTAGCCTTGGCAAAGATCATTTTAAAAGATCCTCCTCTAATTTTGGCAGATGAATTAACTGCCGCTCTTGATCCTGAGACCTCACAGGAGATTATGGACTTACTCCTAACATTAAAAAATAAGGAACGTCTGATCATTATTGCAACACATAATCCAACCATTTGGAAACAAGCTGATCAAGTGGTAAGCCTAAAAAATAGTCAATGA
- a CDS encoding DUF1430 domain-containing protein, translated as MKRFFVILSNIFITSFLLWICFSTSNLVIHNSFPAIGILSQNKEVSKDQVKYSLDQLANETDSVIGQQIEKIDDKGKVHFSYAIYGSGHIPNGLVKASKEDFYNSSLFVNYYILSGNLTLDRLNHELQSLGFTETFVSYPNIFLSLFTFMGNGTQLLILVIFLLTFIALMIIQKTKEMRTVGIRYISGLHLTQIFGNSMISDCGDLLLGVITGIFLGICGVSLFHITPFSIPVIFSASITYNLLLLFLSILFSFLYVLSIKAVHLVSLLKGKLPLKQIMGILYLGQLVAFLLIVLTIHRTSIYSTIWQLHQSGDTAWSNQKDWVLLSTNREFGSEIRNQDSRKMLEEQWKNFIETGIQNGGMLVQHPFASFDLKGLSSHPLTGEKMSINDYNPYANSLYVTPNYLDVQNVELNEEDKKSINSLGEGEFGLLLPEKLKDQEDKLRQIYEDFLAIRNDKENKIQQAMKARVFYISNNKKRFVYNSTPISYQQFLSDPILIVLKPSSFGKNQNAFFTYPSDYLYFKGLDATKKLVEQGGIKRYISQYDLAYYVYRGMSHNIQVEILTIIAGGFLGIATSILLFNTMTILYFEEFRKTILIKKISGLNFFELHQKFFIWQIVIFILGGAIGLLLTNKLWVVFLTSCVFGLNSILILMHRSRKEDRMASIILKGA; from the coding sequence ATGAAGCGCTTCTTTGTTATCCTTTCAAATATCTTTATAACAAGTTTTCTACTTTGGATTTGTTTTTCAACCTCAAATCTGGTTATTCACAATAGTTTTCCAGCTATTGGTATTCTTTCCCAGAACAAAGAGGTATCAAAAGATCAGGTAAAATACAGTTTAGATCAATTAGCAAATGAAACAGACAGTGTGATTGGTCAACAAATTGAAAAAATAGATGATAAAGGTAAGGTTCATTTTTCCTATGCAATATATGGATCTGGCCATATCCCAAATGGCCTTGTTAAAGCTAGTAAAGAAGATTTTTACAATAGTAGCTTATTTGTCAATTATTATATTTTATCTGGAAATCTCACTCTAGATAGATTAAATCATGAACTTCAATCATTGGGTTTCACAGAAACATTTGTTTCATATCCAAATATTTTTCTTAGCTTATTTACGTTTATGGGAAATGGTACTCAATTACTCATTTTGGTCATTTTTCTACTAACTTTTATAGCCTTAATGATTATTCAAAAAACCAAGGAAATGCGAACAGTTGGGATTCGATATATTTCTGGATTGCACCTAACTCAGATTTTTGGAAACTCAATGATTAGTGATTGTGGAGATTTACTTTTAGGGGTAATTACAGGGATTTTTCTTGGAATCTGTGGTGTAAGTCTATTCCATATCACACCATTTTCTATTCCAGTTATTTTTTCAGCTAGCATAACTTATAATTTGTTACTTTTGTTCCTTTCTATACTCTTTAGCTTTCTTTATGTTTTAAGTATTAAAGCGGTACATTTGGTTTCTTTACTCAAAGGAAAGTTACCTTTGAAACAGATTATGGGTATTCTTTACTTGGGGCAATTGGTCGCTTTTCTTTTAATAGTACTTACCATTCATAGAACAAGTATCTATTCAACTATTTGGCAATTGCATCAGTCTGGAGATACAGCATGGTCAAATCAAAAAGATTGGGTATTGCTTTCAACAAATAGGGAGTTTGGGTCAGAGATTAGAAATCAGGATAGTAGAAAAATGTTGGAAGAACAATGGAAAAACTTCATAGAAACTGGCATTCAGAATGGAGGAATGCTTGTTCAGCATCCATTTGCATCATTCGATCTAAAAGGTCTGTCTTCACATCCCTTAACGGGAGAAAAAATGTCGATAAATGACTACAATCCGTATGCTAATAGCTTATATGTGACTCCTAATTATTTAGATGTTCAGAATGTAGAATTAAATGAAGAAGATAAGAAGAGCATTAATAGCCTTGGAGAAGGAGAATTTGGACTACTATTGCCTGAAAAATTAAAAGATCAAGAAGATAAATTGCGTCAAATTTATGAAGATTTCCTAGCGATTCGAAACGATAAGGAAAATAAAATTCAACAGGCTATGAAAGCTCGTGTTTTCTATATTTCAAACAATAAGAAGCGTTTCGTATATAATTCTACACCAATCTCATATCAACAATTTCTAAGTGATCCTATACTTATTGTCCTTAAACCAAGCTCTTTTGGAAAAAATCAAAATGCTTTCTTCACTTATCCATCTGATTATCTGTATTTTAAAGGTTTGGATGCCACTAAAAAACTAGTTGAACAAGGTGGAATAAAGAGATATATCAGTCAGTATGATCTTGCCTATTATGTTTATCGTGGTATGAGTCACAACATTCAAGTTGAAATATTGACAATCATTGCTGGTGGTTTTCTCGGTATTGCTACCTCAATTCTACTCTTTAATACAATGACAATCCTCTACTTTGAAGAATTTCGTAAAACTATTCTTATTAAGAAAATATCAGGATTAAATTTTTTTGAGTTACACCAGAAATTTTTTATCTGGCAAATAGTTATCTTCATTTTGGGAGGGGCTATTGGTCTTTTGCTAACAAATAAACTTTGGGTAGTCTTTCTAACCTCTTGCGTCTTTGGTTTGAATTCTATTTTAATACTAATGCATCGTTCTCGTAAGGAAGATAGGATGGCTAGTATTATATTGAAAGGAGCATAG
- a CDS encoding lactococcin 972 family bacteriocin, with translation MKFYKIFLTSLTIVISCCLICPVFADWVSGGVWSYGANHDPNNWGAFSNYYHDYQYHWSSVTRARDSKSKYGTAPAHQTSKAFINTNLGEVAYFNYGF, from the coding sequence ATGAAATTTTATAAGATATTTTTAACTTCTTTAACTATTGTTATTAGTTGTTGTTTAATTTGTCCGGTTTTTGCAGATTGGGTTTCTGGTGGTGTATGGAGTTATGGTGCTAATCACGATCCAAATAACTGGGGTGCATTTTCAAATTATTACCATGATTACCAATATCACTGGTCAAGCGTAACTCGTGCAAGAGATAGTAAATCAAAATATGGTACCGCTCCTGCTCATCAGACCTCAAAAGCTTTTATAAATACAAATTTGGGTGAAGTAGCATATTTTAATTACGGATTTTAA
- a CDS encoding PspC domain-containing protein yields MKEFLADFQVDTEHKEIAGVCAGIANYFNIDPLMIRALACLLFLSSIEISLLTVISYAFLAGWMGNESLEVVIKKSGYKILFFYLVAILLNSFGDQVLTATFGFGHALVQGLLGLF; encoded by the coding sequence ATGAAAGAGTTTTTGGCAGATTTTCAAGTAGATACCGAACACAAAGAAATTGCAGGGGTTTGTGCCGGTATAGCTAATTATTTCAATATAGACCCTCTGATGATTCGTGCACTGGCTTGTTTGCTTTTTCTATCTTCGATAGAAATTAGTCTTCTCACAGTGATAAGTTATGCTTTTTTAGCTGGCTGGATGGGAAATGAATCTCTTGAAGTAGTCATCAAAAAATCAGGGTACAAGATTCTATTTTTCTATCTAGTTGCCATTCTCCTGAATAGTTTTGGTGATCAAGTTTTAACGGCTACTTTTGGGTTTGGGCATGCTCTGGTTCAAGGACTGCTAGGTTTATTTTAG
- a CDS encoding DUF3169 family protein, producing MKKKHLLLLLGSLLLGGLIGMFGVAFTNLHLNISQEQVQFILTTIFFCLGILSTIVALYFIMNSRKVYASYLAEEDDELNELAYIKMYRSLDYGTVAYNVLQVSMLFSLLTVLPSHDLPISAFLLAVLTILVGSFCIKTTSKIRNYQLSILATPKEVLDYLETYDEGEKQAEMEEAYLILFKLNQLILPSVYIILFALSIILGEVQLVAALITAVIHLYINIAQLRKTKRYFK from the coding sequence ATGAAAAAGAAACATTTATTACTATTGTTAGGAAGTTTATTGTTGGGTGGTTTAATCGGAATGTTTGGTGTTGCCTTTACGAATCTTCATTTAAACATTTCTCAAGAGCAAGTACAGTTTATTTTGACGACCATCTTTTTCTGTCTGGGAATACTATCGACAATAGTAGCTCTCTATTTTATCATGAATAGTAGGAAAGTTTATGCTAGCTACCTAGCAGAAGAAGATGATGAATTAAACGAGCTAGCTTATATCAAGATGTATCGCTCTCTAGATTATGGGACAGTTGCTTACAATGTTTTGCAAGTTAGTATGCTTTTTAGCTTGCTTACAGTGTTGCCTAGCCACGATTTACCGATATCAGCTTTTCTCTTAGCAGTATTAACCATTCTTGTTGGAAGTTTCTGCATCAAAACAACGAGCAAAATTCGTAATTACCAACTTTCTATTTTAGCCACACCAAAAGAGGTATTAGATTATCTAGAAACCTATGACGAGGGAGAGAAACAAGCGGAAATGGAAGAGGCTTATTTAATCTTGTTCAAACTCAATCAGCTAATCTTACCATCTGTCTATATCATCTTGTTTGCCCTATCCATTATTCTTGGAGAAGTACAGTTAGTTGCTGCCCTTATTACTGCTGTCATCCATCTCTACATCAATATTGCACAATTAAGAAAAACAAAACGTTACTTTAAATAA
- a CDS encoding helix-turn-helix domain-containing protein yields MRWDYGTIYKKIRKSKHISQEEVCQGYISRAHLSRIESNQVVPSFESMEHLLKQVGLDFEEFRYICHSYHHSDREEIILLAEDNNAYQSNDKLLELKNKSVAYLKKHPNDIPVLNILKRVEVILCLRESGPNEKVRMMATEAWNEIKNQDVWYHSDLKLIVVILFTLPLETVISICDEVIDRLNDYSDYTEILPTKYKLLSNLASIFLWNGLMEKCTSISYLLLDTAKKSKRYDFLGNAKVTLGICLSDKKLVDEGLQLLELTDEITLLEACRSDVNRFFKE; encoded by the coding sequence ATGCGTTGGGATTACGGTACGATCTATAAAAAAATACGGAAATCAAAACATATTAGTCAAGAGGAAGTTTGCCAGGGTTACATTTCAAGAGCGCATTTATCACGTATTGAATCGAACCAAGTGGTACCGAGTTTTGAGTCGATGGAGCATCTTCTAAAGCAAGTTGGCTTAGATTTCGAAGAATTTCGATATATATGCCATTCTTACCACCACTCCGATAGGGAAGAAATTATCTTATTAGCGGAAGATAACAATGCCTACCAATCAAATGATAAATTATTGGAACTGAAGAATAAGAGTGTAGCTTATTTAAAAAAACATCCTAATGATATTCCTGTGTTAAATATACTAAAGAGAGTAGAGGTCATTCTTTGTTTACGAGAATCTGGTCCAAATGAAAAGGTAAGAATGATGGCAACGGAAGCTTGGAACGAAATCAAAAATCAGGATGTCTGGTATCATAGTGACCTAAAATTAATTGTCGTTATTTTATTTACACTTCCACTAGAAACAGTGATTTCTATCTGTGATGAAGTGATAGATAGGCTCAATGATTACTCTGATTATACAGAGATTCTTCCCACCAAGTATAAATTACTCTCAAATTTAGCTAGCATTTTTCTGTGGAATGGTTTGATGGAGAAGTGTACGAGTATCAGTTATCTATTGTTAGATACGGCCAAAAAAAGTAAGCGATATGATTTTCTAGGAAATGCTAAAGTGACACTTGGAATTTGTTTAAGTGATAAAAAGCTAGTTGATGAAGGCTTGCAGTTACTCGAATTAACTGATGAAATAACGTTGTTGGAAGCATGTAGGTCAGATGTGAATCGTTTTTTCAAGGAATGA
- a CDS encoding helix-turn-helix domain-containing protein gives MAFAERLKELRKQAHLTQVELAKQLGIGQSSYADWERGKKNPTQENLIRLAQILNVSVDYLVGNSEAKSEELDNIELLFRMNSKGLTEEEKEIFKKELIEFMEERKRNFESRS, from the coding sequence ATGGCGTTTGCAGAACGTTTAAAAGAACTACGAAAACAAGCTCACCTTACTCAAGTTGAATTAGCAAAGCAATTAGGGATTGGGCAGTCTTCCTATGCAGACTGGGAGAGAGGAAAGAAAAATCCCACTCAAGAGAATCTTATTAGACTAGCACAAATTTTAAATGTGTCAGTTGATTATTTAGTTGGGAACTCAGAAGCAAAATCAGAGGAGTTAGATAATATTGAACTTCTTTTCCGTATGAACTCAAAAGGATTGACCGAAGAAGAAAAAGAGATTTTCAAAAAAGAGTTGATTGAGTTTATGGAAGAACGGAAGAGAAATTTTGAGTCCAGAAGTTAG